One Scleropages formosus chromosome 8, fSclFor1.1, whole genome shotgun sequence DNA window includes the following coding sequences:
- the prr18 gene encoding proline-rich protein 18 — MPFPPITLHPRISSPGKELFRKKKPNIVPPQSVLNGAKTSKEEKDCECEKEKLSTSWPSANLKQLGLKPQPQASKLPTPHRAALDVGAEGKSSWLALPPPPPPVSSSCDSVARSSSGESGAHKGSKHSSRSSLAKEEGDEEIRFTLSLTPEAILVIQKRNLEKQMMAKQQKCCASGDFRHRRVFPSKRAQGGSKSGIPAASKLENPEDIRTIVKISLLNDQYKYDDVEYEEEDGDVDETVMRKCKEWLKGVESAAAFSKVDKLASVQHLKSC; from the coding sequence ATGCCTTTTCCACCGATTACTCTGCATCCGCGGATTTCTTCCCCGGGGAAGGAGCTTTTCAGGAAGAAGAAACCCAACATCGTACCTCCTCAATCTGTGCTGAACGGTGCTAAAACTagtaaagaagaaaaagactGTGAGTGTGAGAAGGAGAAACTGTCTACCTCTTGGCCATCGGCGAATCTCAAGCAGCTGGGACTGAAGCCGCAGCCGCAGGCGAGCAAACTTCCCACGCCGCACAGAGCGGCGCTGGACGTGGGCGCGGAGGGCAAGAGCTCGTGGCTGGcactgccgccgccgccgccgcccgtGTCCAGCTCGTGCGACAGCGTGGCCCGCTCCAGCTCGGGCGAGTCCGGCGCGCACAAGGGCAGCAAGCACTCGTCCAGGAGCTCCCTAGCCAAGGAGGAAGGCGACGAGGAGATCCGCTTCACGCTGAGCCTCACCCCGGAGGCCATCCTGGTCATCCAGAAGCGCAACCTGGAGAAGCAGATGATGGCCAAGCAGCAGAAGTGCTGCGCGTCGGGGGACTTCAGGCACAGGCGCGTCTTCCCGTCGAAGCGCGCGCAGGGGGGCTCGAAAAGTGGCATCCCCGCTGCTTCCAAGCTGGAGAACCCGGAGGACATCCGCACGATCGTGAAGATCTCCCTGCTGAACGACCAGTACAAGTACGACGACGTGGAgtacgaggaggaggacggcgACGTGGACGAGACGGTCATGAGGAAGTGTAAAGAGTGGCTCAAGGGGGTGGAAAGTGCCGCGGCTTTCAGCAAAGTGGACAAGCTGGCCAGTGTACAGCACCTGAAAAGCTGCTga
- the sft2d1 gene encoding vesicle transport protein SFT2A — MDKLRRVLSGQEDNEELGLTAQVLDTSSLSYSTRVKWFIICFASGILCSILGTALLFLPNGIKLFAVFYTLGNISALASTCFLMGPLKQLKRMFDPTRLIATCVMLLCLILTLCAVFWWQKKVLAILFCILQFLAMTWYSISYIPFARDAVMKCFTTCLS; from the exons ATGGACAAGCTTCGACGTGTGCTCAGCGGCCAGGAGGATAACGAAGAGCTGGGCCTCACCGCTCAG GTCCTGGACACCTCCTCACTCAGCTATAGCACACGTGTGAAGTGGTTCATCATCTGTTTCGCTTCTGGCATCCTTTGCTCCATACTG GGAACAGCACTCCTCTTCTTGCCAAATGGCATTAAGCTCTTTGCTGTCTTCTACACACTTGGAAACATTTCAGCCTTGGCAAG CACCTGCTTCCTGATGGGACCTCTGAAACAACTGAAGCGAATGTTCGATCCCACCCGGTTGATTGCCACATGTGTGATGCTG CTCTGCCTCATTTTGActttgtgtgcagttttttgG TGGCAGAAAAAGGTACTGGCCATTCTCTTCTGCATATTACAGTTCTTGGCAATGACATG GTACAGCATTTCCTACATTCCCTTTGCCAG GGATGCTGTCATGAAGTGCTTCACAACCTGCCTGAGTTAA